The Anastrepha obliqua isolate idAnaObli1 chromosome 5, idAnaObli1_1.0, whole genome shotgun sequence DNA window CTCAAAATGCGACCATACCCTACAGAAAATTGCGTCCAAAGTTAACCTTCTTCAACCTTATAGCGCTCTGAGCGTCAATGGATTGAACTTGAAGATAaacgggaagtaagtgcagaatgacgttaAGGGCGTTCTACACGTGTGTTATAGCGCCCTGTGGAAGAATTACCCACCAAACTAAGCAGCCATATATCAAAATTGGCAGACCCACTAAGTTGTACGTTCAAAATACGACACGTAGCTTGAGACGccatttttgccgaacatagatttacaggagtAGAAAGCTGGCTTTCCTTACTCGATTTCCGATGTGCAGCTTCCAATGGAGCTtagggtcaagtattacactaAGATATTTGACTTTCGACGAGAGCGTAAGAAACTGGGAAGTCTAAAAAATCTAAAGTCATACAGTAGGGTATGTGGGACCGAAATTTTTGGAGCCTACCTATTGGATATCACTTTACAAAATCACTAAAATCGTATTTATTACATATGAATTACTATTAAAGATTGCTTTGCTGATTGTTTTGTGgggtttttaaattgtttttgttgttcgtgttttgttttttagttttttttaacttacatacCCAAACACTGCTCACAATGAGACTACTACTACTTCCTGCGGAGACTATACACGTCGGCATCGTGCAGGGGCCTCGACTTTCGGTTCCCTCCCACCTGATTCCTAAAGCTAACAGGTAGTCAACGTTATCCCACTTTCTTTCATATCCTATCCagtttctcctttcctcctctCTTTCCCCTTTGGGCTGGAGTAAGGTATCATACGACCCGTGTCGAGATTCAATCTGGCTGGAGACCCAGTCGCAAACGGAGTATACAGAATACCTGGCGACCTTCTGTATTATTCAGCCTTGCCTGCACACAGGATCCTCTTTGCGAGTGGACCTTCCCTTGATCCACACTCGTGGGGCCAAAACATGAacttatataaagaaaaaaataacacaaaaacgaAATCAGAGTCCGGAGCTCATGAAAGACCGGAGGGGGCAACCCCTCCAATTGAGCTTCGGCCAATGCTCAATCTTGGATTTGTGGCACTACTGAAACTTTGACAGAAACTGGCCTCGGCACTTCTCAGCAGTCAAAAGTGTTAAGATTAACTATTTCCGATCGCAGTATTAATAGATCAACTACGAGTTATGCCGTTACAGCACACATTTCGTCAAACACTTGCGTCCTCCTAGGTTGGCCTATGTACATAACGAAGCGGTCAGCTGGTCGCATTTTACATAGATTTGCGGCAGTAGACGAGAACTCCACGCACCAACCATCAAAACTGTAAGCTTATGTTGGATGTAATTGACATAAAGAATTTAACTCAAcattcttgaatatttaaaaagtgccacatgacaaattaaagtacatgacataagcttttatttcggcatagggaaaaattttttttataaaaactgttctgggcagatgggggtgtccggttggcgaagaacgccccatatatatatatataattggcgcgtacaccctttttgggtgtttggtcgagctcctcctcctatttgtggtgtgcgtcttgatgttgttccacaaatggagggacctacagtttcaagccgactccgaacggctgatatttttatgaggagctttttcatggcagaaatacactcggaggtttgccattgcctgccgaggggcgaccgctattagaaaaatgtttttattaattttgctttcaccgagattcgaaccaacgttctctctgtgaattccgaatggtaatcacgcaccaacccaccaATGGTATattaatcacgcaccaaccactTTTAAATTAGTTCCCCAAACTTGAgaatatttttccaacattcTAAGCATATTTATTAAGGCCCATGTCATttcaaaatatacttaaaaatttcattccatTATCACAACTCCAAATTGAACGCAATCCAGTCAAAGTAAGCTGCTATATTCGTATATAACGCCGGCGTATTCTGTTTCGTACCACAGTGCTGATACCCCAGCGATATCACACCCACTTGCATATAACGGAATTTACGACCACTACCATCCTCATCGCCCTCTACACGTACATACAATGGCCCACCGGAATCGCCGTCGCAAGTGTCTTCGCCCTCAATGCCACGCGTACAGAGTTTTGTGTTATCTATGCTGCGGCGGCGATAAACCGACTGACAATTTTCACGTGAAATAATCGGTATGGCAGCCTCACGATGTGTATGCGAGAACGTTGCTAGAGAAATGAGAAATATAAAGCAAACAATTATTCaagtaatttatgaaatattttctattagtTTCGCGTCGTTTTCTTACCATTTTCTGTGGCACCCCAGCCGCTTATAATGCCATGTTCCTTTGCGACCACTTGATTCTGATATTCTGGTATGCAAATGGGTTTTATGCTGTCTGAAGTAAGAAATTGGTGGATTGAGCAAAAACATTTGCGTTAATTTTTGGTAGGTCTATCAAATACTCGTCTAACTCATACTTATAAATACAATTGGTGTATCCAGGCGCAGTAAAGCGATATCATTATTAAAGTTCGCTGCTGAAAATTTCGGCTGTTTAATCACTTTCTCAATACCCACATCGAGCACTGGCGCTAGGCAATGCTCTTCGCCAAGCTCATCCAATTCGCAATCGATGGGCAAATCAATATCGTGTTCGCCCAAACGAACGCCAGAGctggaaaaagaaagaaagaacaaaaagaaaataaaacattagtgtgcgtcaatttttttcgatattgtcCCTAGCAGATTCGAATTATATACAAAATTCTAAGAGAAAAATCCAAGTCAATTTTGATAGCCCCATACCAGCCAACTTTAATTAATGCGATGTTAATATGAAAACTAATACTGAACGAAGTATaataaatgctatttttttaatacaaacttgtaTTTGAGAATTTATTgctaagaaaaatttatttttgatatctaCTTTTAATTTCAAGGATTCCATGATGGCGCTACAAGCAAATTATTTACatgcaatattttaatattgtaacAGAAGGGTGTTGGGGTCGCAGTATTCTGTTCGGAATTAGGCTATGAACAGTCATACAAATTACGAGACCACTGCAGTGTTGTTCCAAAGTGAGATCTACGCAAGCAGCAGCCTTAACCATAGAAAACACTCCTCCGAACTCTCAAATAACTTTTACATTGACAGCCAAGGAGCGCTCAAAGCAATAGCAGCTGTAAAGACAAACTCATACTGCGTACGACACTGTCGGTGAGCTAAGAACTGAGAAACAAGCCACCATCTTTGCTCCACCTCTCTGCAAACAACGACTGGGTATAGATGCAGCAATGATTCAAGAAGCGAACTCCAGCTTATGTATGATCGCGAAAATCATGTTACGCAGACTATATTTTATCTCTTCCCAGGAAAGAGCGTACACTTGTAGAGAGGATACTGATGGAACACTGTCTCACTCTATCGTACGCCACCAAACTGAAGCTAATGCAGAACGATACATGCAAGTGAAGGCGAGAAGAACTCTGGAACAGCTACTCTGCAACTGCTCTGCATTTAGCAAAACACGAGTAAACTGCTTAGATTCTGCATCATTTTCAATTAACAGCCTATTTGAATTATCTGAACTTTGTATTAAAGGCAAAATAAACAGTTCTTCCTTCACCGAAGGCCCAAGCAGATAGTGTGCTTTTTTCTAAgttagtgtaatattttatattattctaataaataataataataataataataataaaaagttcttAACTCGCCATACAAACACTTGGTATCATTAGGGATCAATTTCAGGTCTATGTGCAAACTACAGGATCAACCAAGTCCAACCTAACATAATAGAAAAAGTgactgcatttaattttttttcacataaatcaAACTAAAACTTTGCAGAAAACACAAAAGCAATtaaatttgccaaaatttttgtaatttatttttaaaatattttctaatcataatttttttactattaacagcttatttacaattattttggttttagatcctttctacatactttcaggcgGAGGTGTATTGCCTCTACTTTCTACCCTGGTTGTCATAACTGGCTCTGAATTTTCGTTTCAATTAAAGATggcttattttaaaatttgggaaGATAGAAATTGACTTTAAGGCTGTGCTCTAATGGGGGTATTTTCTTATAATTATATGTGGAATTCGAATCTGCTGGGAATATTCCCTACAAATGGACCCACCCTAACATACGCATAAGTATAGTGAAGTTCTGACCATTTTGCGCTAGATGTATTTAATGAGTCATATCTCACGATTTGTACATCGCATCGgatcaggttaggttaggttgacctggttGGCTGAAAGCcgtcacatagacctattgatccttagtgttaACAGATGAAGCTATacctttacgtttctttgtagtagacatgTTGTAATGCggctgcgtcttttgcgaatctaagtaaactttggagctcacccccgagaggcattctaacttctcatattgtaaagcttctaagcattttaatctggttctagcCAAAGTAGgacaagaacatagaaggtgttctagcgtttccctctcttccagttcattgcaaaatttgCAGCTATCGTTCTTTgtaattcccatcttgtatgcgtgcgccgctagcaaattgtggcctgtcaccATACCTACGAtcgttctgctttcttttctagacaggGCTGGTACGAAGCGGGCGTATTTATCTGCaatctgtgtacacatgattttcgcggttctGCAAGTGGCTATATTATTCCAAGTTCTGTCTCTCCTTATTTTCATGCCCGCAGCGATGTctttgtataccgtatttaaaggtttcagtatgtcgttttcttgttcgaattgtctgtagacagcgcttttggcaatctcatcaacattttcgtttcctgcaatgcccctATGTCCGGGTAtccaatagatatgcaaccgtctgtctgcggcttctctactttttagaacatttttagattAATCATCGGATCATACTTGCAGATACTTTAAAGGTGGCACTACGCttcaaaaaaagttctttaacAATTTTGTGTTTGAGAAACCAGTTGTGTGTTTAAGAGTTCCAGAAGTGAAGTAGAAAAAGGGGCATTATTCAGTACAACGTTTATCAAGGTGAAAAGTTGAAACAGGCAGCCAAACAAATTGTGCAGAATATTTGCCTAGAAATGCCATAATAAAACTGGGTTCCAATGATTCCATTTTGGTATTATGGGTGTCGAAATTGATGCAATCCTTGTAGCCCAAGGAAAATGGTGATAAAGACATGAAAATCGTAGAATTTCACAAGGAGCTGAAGATTAGCCTAAAAACGGCTTGGAATTATTTGTATAAGGCAGGGTACAAGAAGAAGCTCGTTCTATGGATGCATCACGAATTGGAGCTAAAGAGCCTTTTGGGTCGAATTTGAGCCTGTATTTTTTTGCTGCAACACAATGAGCTCGTCCCATTTTCGAAATGGAcggtaactggcgatgaaaaatgggtcacaTACGGGAACAACAGCCGAAAATGATCGTGAATATTGACAAACGGAAATATTTAACTATGTGTGTGGAGGGATTAGTAGGGATGAGCTACGTCCATCGAGCCAAGCACTCAATTTTAACTTCTACTATCAACAATTAACTATTGAGTTATTCGGAAAGTAATTTACGTTTTTTCCCAACAgaggatttaattgtattttttcataGCTAACTTCACACCTAAGTCACATTGTCATTatatgttttgacagctgatataGCAAGACTCGTGTGTGAataagttcaattgattttacgcagtagtttttggtcggtgcccttttaaatatgcagagcaataagcagcattttcatcatattttacttttttaatacagAAAATGTAGAAATGCTGTTCAAGACAGAAAGAAATTAACGGATGTGTATggtgaagatgaagaagaagatgtaTTGACAATAAGCCAGTGCCAGActtggtttgcaaaatttcgatccgACAATTTTGATGGCGAAGATGCTTCACGTTCTGGAAGGCCGGTTGAAGCTGACAAATACGCGATAAAGGCATTAGTTGATGCAAACCGGCGTATAACAACACGTGAGATCGGTGAGAGGTTGAATTTATCGAATTCAACTATTCATGACCACCTGAAAGGCCTTGGTTTAACCTCGAAGCTCGATATGTGGGTTCCCCATGTCCTAacggagagaaattttgtgtcGTCGCGTTGACGTTCGTCCTTCACTCCTCAAACGTCacgaaaatgatccatttttaaagcaCATCATTACTGGGGTCGAAAAATGGGTTGTATATAACAATTTCAAATGCAAGAGATCATGGAGCAGA harbors:
- the LOC129247834 gene encoding serine protease grass-like, whose translation is MAQSSCLHLFLCISIMLVFALEKFSTASDTCLTPFGALRDTAPLSECKSMVDFLNEYGLKLTPVQRKFVELSFMDLKKRIVCCDPSFDPVRAFKSVGTEILRNQGEACGDNSRKRISFGSESTFLSHPWSVLLIYKSENKFQCGGTLITKRYVLTAAHCIKTYLSGVRLGEHDIDLPIDCELDELGEEHCLAPVLDVGIEKVIKQPKFSAANFNNDIALLRLDTPIVFINSIKPICIPEYQNQVVAKEHGIISGWGATENATFSHTHREAAIPIISRENCQSVYRRRSIDNTKLCTRGIEGEDTCDGDSGGPLYVRVEGDEDGSGRKFRYMQVGVISLGYQHCGTKQNTPALYTNIAAYFDWIAFNLEL